The Argiope bruennichi chromosome X2, qqArgBrue1.1, whole genome shotgun sequence sequence TCAGTTTTTAAACTCTACATATAAATTAGTATTCATTTGTTCACTACAAGGCTAagcatttaatatcattttttaaagtccaCAACTTATCAAAACAGACGATAGAAGTCAAAATTGCAGTACTTTTCACTTTGATTCctgtttcttttcttatttatgattGTTAAATAATCAATATCTCTCTAGCGTTAGCACAGATAATATCGATTGGTTTCTTGCTtcaacacaaatatttaaaataagagggctttgataaattttaaataggatAATGTAACAACTCCCTTATAATATATCTGAAGTTCACTACTGAGGAATAATCTTGCTTAAAAATTTCAAGGgtatattaacatattaatataataagatttttatcgACTTTGATGCATTTTAGGCGACTGTATGAAAGAGTGTCAATTGGTCAATTCAAATTACTTTATCAGCCAATTAAAACTAAGCACAATATGAATTTTGTTTGGCATTGTTAGAGATAATTGCATCATACATGATATAACACAACTCTTGTTGTTACTACCTGAATTTGTGTTTGTTATGAAGAATGCttatagtaatttattatttactattatgatatattataacattattatgaaatgaaatattcatgaTATAATTTTGCTATCATTTTAGGTAAGGAATTATTTGGATTTCCGTTTTGGAGAAAAGATGTTGGTTACCAAACTTCTTAAATTAGAAAACGGTGTAACAAGATTTACAGTTATACCTCACCTATGTCATCTGTGTCATAAAGCTTTCACAACAAGATCTGATTTAACCGAACACCTGCTTACGCACGAACATGAAACAAAGAACAAGGGAGAAACTATTGTTCCTGATAAGTCaactaaaaatgaatcaaaacctttcaaatgtgacaaatgcCAGAAATGTTTTACCAGCAGAGCATACCTTTTGAAACATGTCATGTTACACGAAGGCAAAAAGCCTTACTTGTGTGATGCATGTGACAAGTCATTCAGCCACAAGTCAAATCTGAAGAAGCATTATCTAATTCATGATCCAGGAAAAGCCAAACGATATCTTTGTGTTGAATGTGGTAAAGATTTCACATCTAAAGCCTATCTGCAAAAGCATGATTTGATACATAAGGGACAAAAACCTCATGTTTGCAACATTTGCAGCAAGGCCTTTACACTGAAAACAAACCTCCAGAAGCATTATTTGACACATTCAAATCGAAAACCAATGCATATTTGTGATCTGTGTGATAAAGGTTTCACATCCAAGGGCTATTTGGAAAAACATCGTCTAATACACATTGATGAGCGACCTCATGTGTGTGGTATTTGTTTCAGGGCTTTTACATTGAAAACTAATTTACATAAACATTATTCTACTCATTCCTCCATAAGACCATATGTGTGTAATGAATGTGGTAAAAGTTTTAAGATGAAAGTTGGTCTTGAGCAGCATTATGCAGTTCATTCAAATGAGAAACCGTTTGCATGCGATGTGTGTcctaaatcttttaaaaatagaaatgcgtTAGAAAGACATGAGCGGTCCCATTTcacagaataaattatttgttgtttttgtaaagaaatagcatttcttaataaatggttctgtaaaatttattctatattctgTAATTCTTTTCTCATTGTTTATGAGAAATGTTaggtagattttaattttactagCTGTAGATTTAGAAAAGCCTTGTCTTTTAAACAAATGCAGAATGAAAAGTctctattttaaacaaatattgatcagtttcttcaaaaatgttaacTATGATTGAGTTACACTTTGGTAAACAAtctagatttgattttaaaacatttttttagcaatttatttaatttaaaatattgttcaataatcaagtttagtaataaattaatagttattttaatttgttttggctatcattttattataaaattcaaaaaatagtatgaaagtttttgttccatatctattcCATATCTTTTGTTCTatacatttcatttgaaatcatgttttttatttatttaaaaacatatagaaAGCCAATGATTAATGATGATTATTCAACCACTAATCAAATCCCCGCCCCCAACCCGCCTTCccccttttttcttcttttttttttatatgagccAATGTCTTAATTTTCTCATCAGTGGTTGCTTGCTATCTCTCACTTTACATTTTTGAGAGAATATAAAAAAGCACTATCTTGCAGTACATTGTTTATGGTGAAAATCCAAGATAAAGTCTTTAGCCACAAGCATTGTActaaataattaacttaaaacaGTTATTTCGAAGTGAATAAGAATTGATAAATTTACAGTAAATTACTAACTTAATAAATTTGTACTGTATAAATCGTACATGTGAAAAGGAGTCAAGTGAATGTAAATATAGTCATTGAATCTGTCTATTCTTTTACATTTGTgcaaacatctaaaatatagattaaaactttatttcttatatataaatatgaatatattaaaattttaatatattcatattaaaatttcatgaagcTTTCACAGCAAGATCTGATTTGATTAAATACCTGCTTATGCATGTACATGAAGCAAGCAACAAGGAAAAAACATTTGTTCCTGATATGTCAactgaaaatgaatcaaattatttcCAATATGAGAAATGTTTTACCAGCAAAGCAGACCTTTTGAAACATGTCATGTTCCATGATGAAGAAAAGCCTTACTCGGGCGATGCATGTGACAAGTCATTCAGCTACAAGACAAATGTGGAGAAACATAATCTCGCTCATTATTCAGAAAAAACCAATCTTTGTGATGTATGTGGTAAAGATTCCACTTCTAAAGCCTTCTGAAAAAGCATGATTTGATACATGAGGGACATAGACCTCATGTTTGCTACCTTTGCAGCAAGGCCTTTACACTGAAAACAAACCTCCAGGAGCATTACTTGACAATTTCAGATCGAAAACCAATGCATATTTGTGATCTGTGCGATAAAGATTTCACATCCGAAGGCTATTTGGAAAAACATCGTCTAATACACATTGATGAGTGACCTCATGTGTGTGTGGTGTTTGTTTCAGGGCTTTTACATTGAAAACTGATTTACATAAACATTATTCTACTCATTCCTCCTTAAGGCCATATGTGTGTAAAGAATGTGGTAAAAGTTTTAAGATGAAAGTTGGTCTTGATCGGCACTATGCACTCTATTGAAATGAGAAACCATTTGCATTTGATGTGTATcctaaatcttttaaaaatagaaatgcgtTAGAAAGACATGAGCGGTCccatttcaaagaataaattattcgttgtttttgtaaataaatagcatttcttaataaatggtcctgtgaaaattattttatattcagttattCTTTTCTCATTATTTATGAGAAATgctagattttaattttactagCTGTAGATCCAAAAAAGCCTTGCCTTTTAAACTAATGAAGAGTAATCAGTCTTCCCTTTTAATCTAATGAAGAGTGAAAAGCcttcattataaagaaataattttcagtttcttcaaaaatgttaacAATGATTGAGTTACACTTCCATAAACGATccagatttgattttaaaacttatttttaacaatttatttgattgatttcaaTTCGTGtagcatccttttttttttttttttttttgtatgaagttaatttctttaatttaaaatatcgtcCAATACTTAagtttaataataagtaaaaaattatttaaatttctttttgctatCATTTTATTAGCAGTTGTACGGaaaggtttcttttatttcttcttattttacatattttttaattttcttctttagaaCTTGGtccacagatttttttttttttttttttttatgataaaggGTAAAAAAAGAATCACACGAGCCATTTTACTGCTATTCATAAAGAAGATGATAGAAATTTTAGCTCATTtcgtaaatgcaaatatataatcaGCTTAATAAGATAACTcccatatatttgaatttctgattttaaaaaatcaaaagagatTAACGAATAATAACGAAGTGTATAGTaacaacaataaagaaaaaagacatattaatcatttaaatagttACAGATGGTATGGATTActggaaaaaaatccatttaacggctattcattaaaaaaattgattgaagttTTAGTTGCATTTTATAAAGACAGAAAATGCaatgagtttaaatatattatttacaaaaacttgGATTTCTGAAACCAGAAACAAATCCAAAGggcaaaatgcttaaaaaaagaataacaacaacaaaaaagacaTAGGTATCATTTTAgtagtcaaaaattattttaatatgaactcagtttgtgtgtgtgggggggggctAAGAGTAActtttgaaagttgaaaaaagCTACTCCCTTTTAGCTAATCCAATATATGTTCAATTTTCTGCCAATaccaacaaaattaattttcataataaaaatgtgcATTCACATCTTactatataaaaatgcaaattttgcacaatgcattttaaaaataaatgtaactattattatatttaatttatatccgatatttttttgtaaactacAAATACATAAACTGAAGGATGAAGCTTGCTTAAGAACTTCATtgcaaataagaatataattttatttgctgtagatgatctttaatttaatatatttcgtgaGTCGATAGAATTTTAGGCTGtcagcatttatttaatttaaaattctaattttcatctAAATGCATAaagggaaaaagaagaaaaaaaaaaaagtgaacctATATTCCGTGGAACATTTCagagaaggaaataaaaactgtttcaaaattcTTCGCCAATCTTCCTACTTGCACCTAATTCGGATTTGCAATAAAATGTAGACAAGCATATTGAACCTTTGATGAAATGCCCTTTGATATATCTGtacaaaattttcagataatacgAAACATTTTCATTCCGATACTAATATTCTTCCAAGATTCTATAATAGCAACCAAACATTTGGGACACGTTGTTTATTAGATTAAAAGTTAATTACGTTTTTAAAAAGTGTGCAttgttatatgtaataaatttcggAATTTAATCGAATCAGTTAATATATTTAAGCTTTATTAGgttgttatttcaaaaatcatttaaaagattactgaaaaaaatttcagaaatgcacATGTTTCTAGCTTACCTTTTTTGTAATCCTTGGTTTTGGAGTTTCTGAAGAtaataaaagggaaaatattaagaaaatcaaataaataccgaaatgtaaaaatttaccTCTGAATATCCAAAAATTCTATCTCGGTTTACActtgaatgtaaataatatacACTGTGCAACAATCTATCTAATTAATGAATACATTAAATACAACAAAGACTGagcttatttattaatcatttttcatgtTCGTAAACATagaattttccattcattttttcattcgtattacaactgaaatatttaatgattaatgaattattttattcatttattttattattatctacagtttagaatattttgatattttaaagctctaaatacatattaaaacattaaattagtaaaaaacgGATTGCACagaaattcatttaagaaatattaattgctcgatttcataatatttgtaaccatgagcaataaaatatattgaaaatttaaaagaagaaagtaaaagGTTTTAAATGCCGTTTTAGTATTATAATAAGAAAACGATACTTTCTTTGCGAAAGTtacaataatatagaaaaattacgacacatacaaaaaatttcaaaattcattgaaagcagctattaattataaatacgttgaaattttcaatttcagagcATTTCTATTAGAATCTTATCTTTTTATGGTGTTTTTTGCatctatatttttagttaaaaatttaattaatgtaagaaatttattaaagccttaaaagataagaatttaaaaaaaaattctgatttcgaattagagtatttattattctcgtagaaaattaaataaattatatacaaactACAGCATTTACTCCTAGATGTCCAGAATCTTAATATATTATGATGTTTAAGATGGAATTTCAAGAAACTGTAGAATGTGTGCACAAAATTGGCGAAAACCGACTGATTTAATTTAGTTCTTTTCCCACGGATTTGCAGTGCCGCTGTGACTAATTCTGTTTCTCGATTAAGTTTTAGGAATCTTCCACCTTTTTTAAGCCCGATcagtttcatcaaaaataaacattaaaatctagaaaatgataaatataaatgaaattttttaacgggatatttaaaaggaaaaataattttttatcagaaatttactGGCCAAAATAAAAGCCTTAAAAACGGGAAGCTCctagaaaaaagttataaaacctcaatggaaataacaaaataataataaaaccaccaaacattcattatataaaaattaaaatatactatgaATTTGATTACGATTACAATTTCCTTAAAGGTTTTTTTATCTTTGACCCGCAAATGTAAGATTTATTTGACCTGTAGATTTCAGATATAACAGAAATATGTTCCTCTTTAAATCCCCGTTACAAACGTTTTTGAagatgttgaatatttatttttttagttctgttttatttaaaggTCTATATTCGTGGAAGGAATCTTCGTAAAAAACTGAGTCTATTCTTCTGAAGCTACAGTCGTACGATAAACATTAATGCTTAAGCATTTAACTACAGTATTTAATGGATGAGTATATGCATTACTGTCTTTAAGTTTTCTTTACTCTTATAGAACTTGATTGTGCTGGAAAAACTCTATCCTTCGGCTTTTGGCTTTTAATATGTGAAAGAAACTGAcagttgttaaatatttttcattttcccaATAGAGGAATGTTTATGCCTGAATCAATTTAGGAACTATTTTTAGGCTTCTGTTTGATGATGGAACAAATAAATTAGTGTCcacatttgcatataaatttaggaaaataaaaattgttctaataaTTCTCTAATTATAAGAGAAAGAGATAGCTACATGTAAGCAGTATTTGACGATTCTTTCACTCTTACCGACATAAAATTTTGCCCAAAGGGAATCATAATGGAGACTAAATACatcttatttttgctttttaacctaaaaaaactatttaatacttCATTATGATGGTCGATTTTGTTATGTATTATTCCCTCTACTATCGTCTCTGCTAAAAGTAGAAGAGAAAATTCGATGTGTCATAGGATAAGGCGTTATACATGGAGGTCAGAAACTTATTTTCACTTATCTTACAAGTCATTCTCATGCTAACATACGAGTAGTCACTCAAGAACTCAACATTCCAAAACCGTCGGTGTAGAGAATATTATTTCAACGTAACAACTGGGCTTTATACAGTATTCGTGCAGTCCATGGACTGATACCAATGTTACCTCGACAAAAAGACGATAGCATTACAGAACATTACCATTAAGTCCTAATACAAGTAAAATTAAATCCTTCTTTACTAAGAAATGCAATTAGGACAGACGAATATTGCTTTAATCGAAAAAGAGACATCAGTCTTCAAAAGTATCCcttgtggaattaaaaaaaaacttttcttcataGAAAAGAATCATCATCACTGCAATTTTCTGTAAATGTGTGGTGTGGCAGACTTAGAAACTCTTTGCTAGTTCCACTACGTACAACAGTCTACTGAATGGTGTAAATATATGTCTCAATAAAATAAGGGGATAAATTGGCTTTGGTAGTACACGCTATGTAGATCTTTACCGACGAAttccaaaatatctttttcaaatcaCAGGTAATGAACTCGATCACATATGCAAAGtatcgttaaaaaaaatggaactttgtATAAGTCTCGAAGGTGttcattttgaataagtttttaagaacttcaattaatgtattatctgaccattttttaaaactcactGAAAGTGGATTAATGCGTTATTATTTTCTGACTCTgctcttttaatattctttagaGATGTGTATATCATCCATGAAAATTACAACGAAACACCGGGCAGAGGTATGAGAAAATGGTCTGAACAGAAAATTTGTCTTATAATATTTCCGCAAAATTTACAGACAGAAGCATATAACATTGTGTCCTTATAGATGAatgtaaggaaaatattttgcttactGTCCTTTTCTCCATGACTTTTTTCTGTCTAATTGCAACAGTTAAGGAAATAAACGCTTGTTCTACTTTTTTGGGAACGTTGTACatgtatatttcatgaaattttcatgtcgctgactgatatatatatatataatcagacAGCtacattttcttctctttttgttGATCGAgatcacaaaattattttgaagagagAGGTAAATACTCATGTTACAAGGATATTGGTCAAATGATAAAAAGACgacatcagtttttttaaaaatcattcttctaGCCATCTCCAGCCCATTAGTATACatctaattgtaataattaaggaaataaaggCTTGTTCCACGAATGACGAAAACAAGTGGACATTTCTAACTTTGAAAACATTTCTACTGCTACGTAAATttatcaaaccattctccatacaGTAATGCATGTGTTAAATGAATTCTAAACTGCATTGCAATATGGTATTGCAAATGAAGTCGACATGTCGATTTCCTCGGTAAGAAAAGTGATcgcattaaatattagaaaagtaCCACctattgacaaaaatttgaaGTAGATCTTTTTTTCCTCTAGATTTTCGCTGAGTGCATCATGTATTACATACTagtgaaatttcattcatttggaGCTAGAGAAGGGGATCTAGAACCTTCTGAATAGGCAAAATTTAACTATAGCcctgcaattttttttactgaaatgtttGCCCCCACCCCTTTCCTTCTTCTCAGCTGTCCACGATAGCTGCCAAATCTGTTCAGACGGAAACTGTCATTGATGGTATGCAGGAAATGATAATTATGAagtcttaattcatttaatttattatccaCATTACTTCAAATCGCAGACATCCGCCTGAGTTATATTTATCCCCTGACGGTTAAAATTTATTGgagctataaatatttttcatttaatctgcttattaaattttttactaattatcaAAGCAGGAAGGAAAGTTTATAGCTAGACTTCGAACTTAGAAATCAGGATTTAAAAGCTGTAGAATGCAAGCTTTAATCTTTTATTGTCTTTCAAATGATAGATTTGTGATAAAGTTATGTATCAGCGCCATTTATCGGCACGAAAATAACTAGGAAAATAATTaacacaataataattttgaaaattattaaaaaatgaaatattagctacattaagttataaaatttaattagtaatgcAATAAATTAGTGTAATGTAAAAGTGAATTATTACTAGCATTAATTAgtcacttaaattaattttcattcaatttttaaaattcaaattattatatcgTTCTGaagtttttaattgttaattcaaatttaaaatattgcatctaaAATTTTCCTGATATGGAGTTTTTGATTCTTTTATGTAGTGtattataaatatctgaatatgctgtaattattaaatttgatgtattgTTATGTGGATAACtaagcaaagaatattttatttcaagaatagatatcgtttaataattaatgaataactatgtaatattatatatataattcatttttcaataatttttgccaTCTAGGAGCACGCAAATGCCATATGAGTGCGAGTGATTTGTTGATAGTTAAAAGCATATTAGTAAATGATGCTAGATGGCATCACTGTGCTATCaaaagctacataaaatatacattatttatcttaaataaatgcagtttttacaattaattagaattacaTACAGGCAACATAATTATGATGATGAAATTTAGCTAGATTAAGCAAGTAACTGCATATACAACAAATGGAAATAATAGTTGTATTTACTTTAAAGTAAGCGCaagcttttctttttatatttcttattttcttatgttGACCTTGGATTATGCTTTTAGATCATTGATACAGTTTATTGAATGATGAATTTGACATATGAAAAAGATTGAATACTTTGTTCTCGTCCTTTTGAAGTTGTTTTAGAAACGTGTGGAATGTTCCTGTTTgctttcttttctaattaattgaattcacCCAAGTTTAACTCTCAGATGACAATTCAACAACCGCCACATTTCAGCGACATGTTTTAACAACTGTTATCCGGAACTATGCTTAGATCATTGTACATGGAAGAAACTCGGTGTAACCTGACTCTCAAGATTGATAAATGTGATTTAAGGATTGCATCATACAAATCTGATCTGTTTTGAAGAGATGggcatgaattaaattttgccaAATTTAGCTGCTTTGCTCTACCTCataatactcaaaaaaaaaaaaaaaaaagaccgctGACTTTTGAAGacaattgtatttattacaaCCTTGTCAATTCTCTGATATCTATTTCATACTTTTCTCCCTCTGATAAACGTACTTGTCTATCTCAGATCGATGTTTAACTGCCAACTCCGTATTACATGTTTGAGCAAGGATCGCAGATAAAATaccaatatttattgaaaacggcaagaatgcgtttttaaaaatttaaaagtataaatttatatatatattttttttatcaatttttaaatttataagtttaaactttttgatatatatatatatatatatatatatatatatatatatatatatatatatatatatatatatatatatatccttttccatgggttgtttttaaaatatgtagaaaatactGCAgcgtaatttttactttctcaaggGGGAATCtcaatttctgaaatgaatacTTCGgtataagaggaaaaaaaaaataaaaatagatacacttttttttccttctttttgaaataaatatgaaggtGAGAGGAAAAATCTGTAGACGCAACAGATTCTTCTCCGCTTACATTTCAAGCAATTAGGAATCGATTATGGTTGTAGAAATCATTTGTGAGAactttaattaatggaaaaagtACAGaagcaacaattttttattaGCTTCGAATTCACATATTATTATATGTAAGAATGAGAAaaacattaatgaataaaatacaaaagcaactTCTTGTGTGTGAATAAAGCAGCATCACTAGACTTTTCaaagatatcttttttaaaaattcaagcaaaagCTTAGAAATATTTCGTcaaattaattgtttcttttttaattctctttctgTAATAAGAATTTAAGTATAAAGGGAATCGTACAAGTGATTTCAAGTAATGTTTGGAGGAAAGTTGATCAtgctttatgtttattttgtttcacttataaattttttgtaaaagtaaaGAACTGTCTTAATATTTTACACACTACTTATTTTCACATGGTTCATGGTTGTTTCTCTAGTGGGAGGTAATCGTGAAGCTCGTAAGCCTTTTTCAATCTAAGACAGAAAATATCGTGGTCTTTTCAAGATTTACGAGTTACATAAAGACTAGGATAAGAAGGTAAATAATGAGTTAAATACTGTTGTTGCCTTTCTGCATTTCTGCCAAGATTTCAGGAAACCCCAAGTTGGTCACACGCACCTGagacataattatta is a genomic window containing:
- the LOC129961031 gene encoding gastrula zinc finger protein XlCGF7.1-like produces the protein MLVTKLLKLENGVTRFTVIPHLCHLCHKAFTTRSDLTEHLLTHEHETKNKGETIVPDKSTKNESKPFKCDKCQKCFTSRAYLLKHVMLHEGKKPYLCDACDKSFSHKSNLKKHYLIHDPGKAKRYLCVECGKDFTSKAYLQKHDLIHKGQKPHVCNICSKAFTLKTNLQKHYLTHSNRKPMHICDLCDKGFTSKGYLEKHRLIHIDERPHVCGICFRAFTLKTNLHKHYSTHSSIRPYVCNECGKSFKMKVGLEQHYAVHSNEKPFACDVCPKSFKNRNALERHERSHFTE